The genomic segment GGGTTGCTATGCATGAGGCCATGGAGCAGCAGACCGTCTCAATAGCTAAAGCCGGCATATTAGCCACACTTAACGCTAGGGCAAGCGTCCTAGCCGCCTCAAACCCAGCCTTCGGTAGATACCTACCCAATAGGACTGTGGCTGAGAACGTTGACTTACCCGTAACCCTATTGTCTAGGTTTGATTTAATATTCATAATTAGGGATGAACCCAATATTGATAGGGATAGGACTGTGGCTGAGCATGTGGCTAAGCTACACTCAGGTGAGTTGACTCAAGGCTTCAGGAACATGATTAGGGTTGACTTACTTAGGAAGTACATTGCCTACGCCAGGAAGTACATTAAACCAGTCCTAACCCCTGAGGCTAAGGATAGGATAGTGGGCTTCTACACCCAAATGAGGGCTAAGTCAACCCAAGAGGCTGGTTCACCAGTGGCCATTACAGCTAGGCAACTTGAGGCATTGATTAGGTTAACTGAGGCTGAGGCTAAGATGAGGCTAAGCAGCATAGCCACCGCTGAGGACGCTGAGAGGGCTATTAGGTTATTCATGAGGTTCCTGCAGAGTGTTGGCATTGATATGGAGACAGGTAACATTGATATTGACGTAATCATGACTGGTAAACCCAGGAGTCAGCAGGAGAAGATTGCACTATTAATGAGTCTAATAGCTAAGCTTGAGGAGATTAATAATAATAAGCCAATCAAGGTTGAGGAACTTTACAGGGAGGCTGAGAACGAGGGGCTTGATAGGGCTACAGTGGATAAGATACTGAGTATACTTAAGAGTAATGGGGAAATATATACACCTAAGCAGGGTTACATTAAGAGAACCGTTTAATCAATCAGCCGGTACGTGAATACTTCACTCCTCCGCCACGAGGGCTCTCATCACTGTTAAATTAGGCTAAGGGCCTCTTTTAAAATTACCTAGGAGGCAGGTTAAGTACGGTTATAGGAACCAAGGGCCATTAACGCCGAGTGCACTTTACCGTTATAGAACCTCGTCTTAACCCCATTAATCCTCAAGGTTGCATCAACAATATCGCTACTTAACTTAATTGGGTTAACCCCCTTGGTCGCCAGTATGAAGCTTTCAGAGTACATGAATGATGGTACCCAAACCTGGTACTCAGTGACTAGAGGGAATATTAACTTAACAGTGTCGTAAACAAGCCCATATTCCCTAGGGAATAGGAAGCTTGAGCCAGCCTGTACGATCAAGGCCCCATTATCATTAAGCATACTGTAAATACCCCTAATCACATCAACTGAGTAAACCTTAGCACCAATCTCCGAGCCGTATGGGTCCGTTAAATCCATTATAACCACATCAAACTTCTCCCCAGTGGTTACGGTATTCCTAACGTAGTCAACGGCATCCTGGTAAATCTCCTTAACCCTCGGGTCCTTGAATGAGTCATTGTGGAACTCCTTAAGGTACTCCTTAACGTAATTAATCAACTCGTAGTCTATATCCACTGTAACAACCTCCTTAACACTACTATACTTCACAACCTCCCTTAAGGCAGCACCCTCACCAGTACCCAGTATCAGAACCCTCTCAGGATTACCAACAGTCACCATGGCTGGGTGAACCAGTGACTCATGGTAAATGTATTCATCAACCTGAGCCGACTGCAGGATACCGTCAAGGAAGAGTGCCTTACCGAAGTCCTCAAGCTCAACTATGAGAACATGCTGGTACTTAGTCCTCTCATTAACAAAAATCCTCCTAACACTCATGTAGACCCAGGTGTGGGGTGCAATGTATTGAACACATTGGAGAGGGTTGTGTATCACGTATCCATTACTCATAGGTTTAAGGTGAAGCAGTGGGTTTATTACTATACCTAAGCATCATTCATTAACCTACACTTATTATTGAACCATGGTTAACCACTAATACCCTCATCCCCTAGTATGGGTAATCAACGCCTCCTACTTAACCTAGCAAGCACCATTAGTGCCATTAGGAATTCCACAGCGGAAACCAGGAACATTATGAGTGATGGTAATGCGTATCCACCAATCATTATGTGGGCTATTATTAAGGCTGCTGCAGGTAAGCCTTCAATAATGATCATCACTAGGGCGTAGATAATCATCAATGAGACTGATGATACGGAACCCTCCCTAATATTTAACTCGAAGAGAATAGCCATGACTCCTGTGGCAGCCATGGGTAAACCGAAGGCTAATATCACTACTGCCTGGAGGCTAATCGGTAATCCATATATTATCATTAACACGGATATGGGTACCATGGCTACGTAGTAGGCTATTAATGTTACCAGGAGCTTACTGGCTAAGTTCCTTAATGGGGTTATGGGTAAGAGCCTAAAGACAACAGCACCCCTTAATTCGCTTAAGTAAAGGGCGTATGGTATAAACGCTATAATGGCACTAAGTTCAATAACGTAGGTTAACAGTAACATTGGGTTCAACCTAACACCCCCTGCAATCACCGTGAACACTATTATAACCCAGTAACTTACTGGGATTGCCCATATTCCAGCCATTCTTGATCTAAAGGATTGGGTTAAATCAACCCTAACAAGCGCCATGAGTGGGTTCCTAATCCTAAATCCCTTGAATTCACTAGCCTTAATGACTTGAACCTGCACATTGGATTCAAGAATCCTGTCACTAACCCTCCGCAGCATTAGGTATGCGGCTAGGGTGAAGGCAACAGTGTAAACTATGGTTAAGTAGAAGGATGCGTTAAGGCCATTAATGAATAGGCCACTGGTTACTGGTATTAGGGATAAGGCTGGGTTAAGTTGACTTGGATTAATGTTAACTGCGTAACCGAGAATTAATACCGCGAGCATTATTGGAATCATTCCAATAATCCTGGAGACACTCCTACTTATTGTGCTACTTGCCCTCTCAGTAATTATTATGAAGCCTGAAGCCACTATTACGCCTAAGGAAATTCCCTGGAGAGTACCTAGGAGTGGATAAGGTATACCACCCATTATTACTGATATTAGCGTTGATACTGCTATTGAGACGTAGGTCGGAATATCCATAATCATGAAGAGTGATAACGTTGAGGCCGACTTAACAATCCTTGGTTCAAGGGGTAGTGTAGCCAGTAGGCTTCTAACATTATCAATTTGCTGAAGTGAGAAGGCGACGTTTAATAGGGATGAGAAGATTATGAAGAATGAACCAGTTAAAGTCTCTATTAGACTTACACTGGGTCTTTTAAGGGCGTAGGGTATAATACCCATTAGACCCACGTAGAAGCCCATTAATGCGCTTAGTATTATCTTATTAATCCTAGCAGCCCTAACAGCCCTCTCAATGTTCATCGGCCTTAAGCCACTTACCCTAGATGCAGTGTAACCCTGGTACATTAACTCCTTGGATAAAACCGAGGCCAGCCTACGTACACTTACCATTAAAGACCCTCCAGTATACTTCTAATCTCCTCCTCAGCATGTATAGCCTTCAGGAACGCATCCTCCAATGTGCCTGCATTAGCCTCCTCCTTAATCCTACCTGGAGTACCCTCAGTAACCAGTACACCATCATTAATTATACCTATCCTACTACACACCCTCTCCGCAACCTCCATTATGTGGGTTGAAAATAATATTGAGCCCCCTGACTCAATATGCCTCTGCATTATCTCCTTAAGTATCCTAACTGACTTTACGTCAAGGAAGTTGAATGGTTCATCAAGAAGCAGGAGCCTTGGCTCATGCATTAACGCAGCCACTATAGCCACCTTCTGCTTATTACCAGCTGATAACGCGGCTATTGGAGTATTAATGTAATCCTTCAATTCAAAGGCCTCCAGAAGCGCCTCAACCCTC from the Caldivirga maquilingensis IC-167 genome contains:
- a CDS encoding spermine synthase, coding for MSNGYVIHNPLQCVQYIAPHTWVYMSVRRIFVNERTKYQHVLIVELEDFGKALFLDGILQSAQVDEYIYHESLVHPAMVTVGNPERVLILGTGEGAALREVVKYSSVKEVVTVDIDYELINYVKEYLKEFHNDSFKDPRVKEIYQDAVDYVRNTVTTGEKFDVVIMDLTDPYGSEIGAKVYSVDVIRGIYSMLNDNGALIVQAGSSFLFPREYGLVYDTVKLIFPLVTEYQVWVPSFMYSESFILATKGVNPIKLSSDIVDATLRINGVKTRFYNGKVHSALMALGSYNRT
- a CDS encoding ABC transporter ATP-binding protein; the encoded protein is MSNNDVLKVEKLVVKYGEKTAVKGISFTVNNGEVYCLLGPNGAGKTSTIKAVLGLVKYEGLIDVLGLGPPSPVVMNHVGVVMETPAVLEALTVKEFLEFLGSVRGTFNARRVEALLEAFELKDYINTPIAALSAGNKQKVAIVAALMHEPRLLLLDEPFNFLDVKSVRILKEIMQRHIESGGSILFSTHIMEVAERVCSRIGIINDGVLVTEGTPGRIKEEANAGTLEDAFLKAIHAEEEIRSILEGL